One genomic region from Blastococcus sp. Marseille-P5729 encodes:
- the purM gene encoding phosphoribosylformylglycinamidine cyclo-ligase, giving the protein MTEASKSATYAAAGVDLEAGDRAVELMKSKVATATRPEVVGGLGGFAGLFRLDVAKYRQPLLASSTDGVGTKIAIAQQLDKHDTIGQDLVAMVVDDLVVCGAEPLYLQDYIACGKVVPERIAAIVGGIADGCRMAGTALVGGETAEHPGLMASDEYDVAACATGIVEADDVLGPERVRAGDVLVAMASSGFHSNGYSLVRKVVADAGLDLHATPQELDRPLGEVLLEPTRIYTLPLLSLLPKADVHAMCHVTGGGIPGNLPRVLPPGLAATVDRSTWSVPPVIELIARAGGIAQDEAERAFNVGVGMIAVLPQADADLALEHLIEAGIDSWVCGEVTAGDGNPTTLVGTHA; this is encoded by the coding sequence ATGACCGAGGCTTCGAAGTCAGCGACGTACGCCGCAGCAGGCGTCGACCTGGAGGCCGGTGATCGCGCCGTCGAACTGATGAAGTCCAAGGTCGCGACCGCCACCCGCCCCGAAGTCGTCGGTGGGCTCGGCGGGTTCGCGGGGCTCTTCCGGCTCGACGTGGCCAAGTACCGCCAGCCGCTGCTGGCCTCGTCGACCGACGGTGTGGGCACCAAGATCGCCATCGCCCAGCAGCTCGACAAGCACGACACGATCGGGCAGGACCTCGTCGCGATGGTCGTCGATGACCTGGTCGTGTGCGGTGCCGAACCCCTCTATCTGCAGGACTACATCGCGTGCGGCAAGGTGGTGCCCGAGCGCATCGCCGCGATCGTCGGCGGCATCGCCGACGGGTGCCGGATGGCCGGGACGGCGCTGGTCGGTGGTGAGACCGCCGAGCACCCGGGGCTGATGGCTTCCGACGAGTACGACGTCGCGGCCTGCGCGACCGGCATCGTCGAGGCGGACGACGTCCTCGGACCAGAGCGGGTGCGGGCCGGCGACGTGCTGGTCGCGATGGCGTCCTCGGGCTTCCACTCCAACGGGTACAGCCTGGTCCGCAAGGTCGTCGCGGACGCCGGCCTCGATCTGCACGCCACACCGCAGGAGCTGGATCGTCCGCTCGGGGAGGTGCTGCTCGAGCCGACCCGCATCTACACCCTGCCGCTGCTCAGCCTGCTGCCCAAGGCCGACGTCCACGCGATGTGCCACGTGACCGGCGGTGGGATTCCGGGCAACCTGCCGCGGGTGCTGCCGCCTGGCCTGGCCGCTACGGTCGACCGGTCCACGTGGTCGGTGCCGCCGGTGATCGAGCTGATCGCGCGCGCCGGCGGCATCGCGCAGGACGAGGCCGAGCGAGCCTTCAACGTAGGCGTCGGGATGATCGCCGTCCTGCCGCAGGCGGACGCCGACCTCGCACTCGAGCACCTCATCGAAGCAGGGATCGACTCGTGGGTCTGCGGCGAGGTCACGGCTGGCGACGGGAATCCGACCACGCTCGTCGGCACCCACGCCTGA
- a CDS encoding MBL fold metallo-hydrolase, whose amino-acid sequence MAAEVTGHKQKQAWVDRVLPPVEEVQPGLWSIPVEIPIRPLRYVLVYVLELTDGIAIIDAGWNDQKSYDALEAGLRQGGYAIGDIKDVLVTHVHPDHFGLAKRLREETGARIVLHVAEAQTLMIDPGQEVHWQMEADFHGVQHGVPDDERQHMQREVGDFRKFVDHSPPDILVEDGQRLDLPGWELDGVWTPGHTPGHMCFVDAGRKVMFTGDHVLPRITPNISVHSNNPPDALAKYLDSLTKVAKVADTIADLEGLPGHEYRYAGIRARAEELAEHHEERLAELVEIVRDQPGVTTWEISQRLTWTRPWSTFQFPERRAALGEAVSHIELLQQRGAVRTDPGETNRWHLAGS is encoded by the coding sequence ATGGCTGCGGAGGTCACCGGACACAAGCAGAAGCAGGCGTGGGTCGATCGGGTCCTGCCGCCGGTCGAGGAGGTCCAGCCGGGCCTGTGGTCGATTCCGGTTGAGATCCCGATCCGGCCGCTGCGGTACGTGCTGGTCTACGTCCTCGAGCTGACAGACGGCATCGCGATCATCGATGCCGGATGGAACGACCAGAAGTCCTACGACGCGCTCGAGGCCGGGCTGCGGCAGGGCGGTTACGCGATCGGGGACATCAAGGACGTGCTCGTCACGCACGTGCATCCCGACCACTTCGGGCTGGCCAAACGACTCCGCGAGGAGACCGGCGCGCGGATCGTGCTGCACGTCGCCGAGGCGCAGACGCTGATGATCGACCCGGGTCAGGAGGTCCACTGGCAGATGGAGGCCGACTTCCACGGCGTCCAGCACGGCGTCCCGGACGACGAGCGCCAGCACATGCAGCGAGAGGTCGGCGACTTCCGCAAGTTCGTCGATCACTCGCCGCCGGACATCCTCGTCGAGGACGGCCAGCGCCTGGACCTGCCCGGCTGGGAGCTCGACGGCGTCTGGACGCCGGGCCACACTCCCGGACACATGTGCTTCGTGGACGCCGGCCGCAAGGTGATGTTCACCGGTGACCACGTCCTGCCACGCATTACGCCGAACATCTCCGTGCACTCCAACAACCCGCCGGATGCGCTGGCGAAGTACCTCGACTCGCTCACCAAGGTGGCGAAGGTCGCCGACACCATCGCCGACCTGGAGGGTCTGCCGGGTCACGAGTACCGGTACGCCGGCATTCGCGCCCGCGCCGAGGAGCTGGCTGAGCACCACGAGGAGCGGCTGGCCGAGCTGGTGGAGATCGTTCGTGACCAGCCGGGCGTCACCACGTGGGAGATCTCCCAGCGGCTGACCTGGACCCGGCCGTGGAGCACCTTCCAATTCCCGGAGCGGCGAGCCGCGCTCGGCGAGGCGGTCTCGCACATCGAGCTGCTTCAGCAGCGTGGCGCTGTGCGCACCGATCCCGGTGAGACAAACCGCTGGCACCTCGCTGGGTCGTAA
- a CDS encoding amino acid aminotransferase: protein MALFSSVTEAPRDPILGLTEAFNADDNPQKVNLAVGVYYDDDGKIPLLECVRAAEQQLAANPSARGYLPIDGMKAYDNAVKSLVFGEDVDPDRIATAQTLGGTGALRVGADFLRRLYPGAKVLLSDPSWENHRGVFSTAGFDVETYPYYDADARGVRVDDMLSTLSQAAAGTIVVLHACCHNPTGYDLTDEQWDQVVAVVQDRGLVPFLDMAYQGFGDGIAEDGAVIGRFAAADIDFLAATSFSKNFSLYGERVGGLSAFCSDPEEAKRVLSQLKVLIRTNYSNPPTHGAAVVSTVLTDDALRAKWQTELAGMRDRIRDVRSSLVEGLQAAGVTDDVEYITTQRGMFSYSGLSKEQMERLRSEFGVYGTDTGRICVAAINKGNIDHVVKAIAAVLQRTH from the coding sequence ATGGCTCTCTTCTCCTCCGTCACCGAGGCACCGCGCGACCCGATCCTGGGGCTCACCGAGGCGTTCAACGCCGACGACAACCCGCAGAAGGTCAACCTCGCCGTCGGGGTGTACTACGACGACGACGGCAAGATCCCGCTGCTGGAGTGCGTGCGGGCCGCCGAGCAGCAGCTTGCCGCCAACCCCTCCGCCCGTGGCTACCTACCGATCGACGGCATGAAGGCCTACGACAACGCGGTGAAGTCGTTGGTGTTCGGCGAGGACGTCGATCCCGACCGCATCGCGACGGCGCAGACCCTCGGCGGCACGGGCGCGCTGAGGGTGGGAGCCGACTTCCTGCGGCGCCTCTACCCCGGCGCGAAGGTACTGCTCAGCGATCCGTCCTGGGAGAACCACCGCGGCGTGTTCAGCACCGCCGGCTTCGACGTCGAGACCTACCCCTACTACGACGCGGACGCTCGCGGCGTCCGCGTCGACGACATGCTAAGCACCCTGTCGCAGGCCGCGGCCGGCACGATCGTCGTCCTGCACGCCTGCTGCCACAACCCGACCGGCTACGACCTGACCGATGAGCAGTGGGACCAGGTCGTTGCGGTCGTGCAGGACCGCGGTTTGGTGCCCTTCCTCGACATGGCCTACCAGGGCTTCGGCGACGGCATTGCCGAGGACGGCGCGGTCATCGGCAGGTTCGCCGCGGCCGACATCGACTTCCTCGCGGCCACCTCGTTCTCGAAGAACTTCAGCCTCTACGGCGAGCGGGTCGGCGGTCTGTCGGCATTCTGCTCGGACCCCGAGGAGGCCAAGCGGGTGCTGTCGCAACTGAAGGTGCTGATCCGCACCAACTACTCCAACCCGCCCACGCACGGGGCCGCGGTGGTGTCGACGGTGCTCACGGACGACGCGCTGCGAGCGAAGTGGCAGACCGAGCTCGCGGGCATGCGCGACCGGATCCGGGATGTGCGCTCGTCGCTGGTCGAGGGCCTGCAGGCCGCTGGAGTCACCGACGACGTCGAGTACATCACGACCCAGCGCGGCATGTTCTCCTACTCGGGGTTGAGCAAGGAGCAGATGGAGCGGCTGCGCTCGGAGTTCGGCGTGTACGGCACCGACACGGGCCGCATCTGCGTGGCGGCGATCAATAAGGGCAACATCGACCACGTGGTCAAGGCGATCGCCGCCGTCCTCCAGCGGACCCATTGA
- a CDS encoding aspartate aminotransferase family protein: protein MSGRLLQNDLNGPPMPTAVRAEGVWITDVAGKRYLDGCSGAIVSNIGHGHPRVVRAICDQASRLTFAHRTAFTTEPLRELADALCMFTGYDAAWFVGSGSEATEAAIQLAVQFHRERGDRKRTWFLSFRRGYHGNTLGGLSLSGNARRDAVLNLVHDFPSLPEPYAYRDRGDRSDSEWTAGMLATARLLFEKYDKTLAGIVVEPVGGATMGATVPPAGYLPGLQELCDEFGGLFIADEVMTGMGRCGTAMAAEQFGVRPDIAVMGKGLGAGYTPIAAALVSPRVHEQLRAGSGRILGGHTYAGNPLSAATALAVLRVVREEGVLENAARVAPRLAAGLAEIQQRSDLVVDARGLGMLQAIELSSDKATGRAPDPQGVLAREVAARAAANGLILYPTTGGVNDALIVAPPLTITDDEADVLLEKLANTVRA, encoded by the coding sequence GTGTCTGGTCGCTTGCTGCAGAACGACTTGAATGGCCCGCCGATGCCGACCGCGGTGCGCGCTGAAGGCGTCTGGATCACCGATGTAGCAGGAAAGCGCTATCTCGATGGCTGCTCCGGCGCGATCGTGAGCAACATCGGTCATGGTCACCCCCGCGTCGTCCGAGCGATCTGTGACCAGGCGTCGCGGCTGACCTTCGCGCACCGCACGGCATTCACGACCGAGCCGCTCCGCGAGCTGGCCGACGCGCTGTGCATGTTCACGGGATATGACGCGGCGTGGTTCGTCGGCTCGGGCTCAGAGGCGACGGAGGCCGCGATCCAGCTCGCAGTACAGTTCCATCGCGAGCGGGGCGACCGCAAGCGCACCTGGTTCCTGTCCTTCCGCCGCGGCTACCACGGCAACACCCTCGGCGGGCTGAGCCTGTCGGGCAATGCACGCCGGGACGCGGTCCTCAACCTGGTGCATGACTTCCCGTCACTCCCGGAGCCGTACGCCTACCGTGATCGTGGGGACCGCTCCGACAGCGAGTGGACGGCGGGCATGCTCGCCACCGCCCGGCTGCTGTTCGAGAAGTACGACAAGACCCTCGCGGGCATCGTCGTCGAGCCGGTGGGCGGGGCCACGATGGGGGCCACCGTGCCGCCGGCCGGCTATCTGCCAGGCCTGCAGGAGCTGTGCGACGAGTTCGGGGGCCTGTTCATCGCCGACGAGGTGATGACCGGGATGGGTCGCTGCGGGACGGCGATGGCGGCTGAGCAGTTCGGCGTCCGGCCGGACATCGCGGTGATGGGCAAGGGCCTGGGGGCGGGCTACACGCCGATTGCCGCGGCGCTGGTCAGCCCGCGTGTGCACGAGCAGCTGCGCGCCGGCTCGGGACGGATCCTGGGCGGCCACACCTACGCCGGCAACCCGCTGTCGGCGGCCACCGCGCTCGCGGTGCTGCGGGTGGTCCGCGAGGAGGGCGTGCTGGAGAACGCTGCCCGAGTCGCGCCGCGTCTGGCCGCAGGCCTGGCCGAGATCCAGCAGCGCAGCGACCTGGTCGTCGATGCCCGCGGCCTCGGGATGCTGCAAGCGATCGAGCTGAGCTCCGACAAGGCGACCGGCAGGGCGCCGGACCCGCAAGGCGTGCTGGCCCGGGAGGTGGCGGCGCGGGCCGCGGCGAACGGGCTGATTCTCTATCCGACGACCGGCGGTGTGAACGACGCCCTGATCGTCGCCCCGCCGCTGACCATCACCGACGACGAGGCCGACGTTCTGCTGGAGAAGCTAGCGAACACCGTGCGAGCCTGA
- a CDS encoding sterol carrier family protein produces the protein MSQRKALSAAEVRELLAPVEAWLAGGGEPPRPVVASAVRATARYLAASHPGGSVELRIPPYVAVQCIAGLDHRRGTPPNVVEMAPGTWLMLATGRMPWADAVADGLVSTSGTRADLNSVLPLVEPAE, from the coding sequence ATGTCGCAGCGTAAGGCGCTGTCCGCCGCCGAGGTCCGCGAGCTCCTCGCTCCGGTCGAGGCGTGGCTTGCCGGTGGCGGCGAGCCGCCGCGGCCGGTGGTCGCGAGCGCGGTCCGCGCCACGGCACGGTATCTCGCAGCATCCCATCCCGGCGGCTCGGTCGAGCTGCGGATTCCGCCGTACGTCGCGGTCCAGTGCATCGCCGGCCTCGATCACCGCCGCGGCACGCCGCCGAACGTCGTCGAGATGGCACCGGGTACCTGGCTGATGCTCGCCACCGGCCGGATGCCTTGGGCGGACGCCGTCGCCGACGGCCTCGTCTCCACCAGCGGCACTCGCGCGGACCTCAACTCCGTCCTGCCCCTCGTGGAGCCGGCCGAGTGA
- a CDS encoding VOC family protein, translated as MIGWTTAFINLPDGDLDESAAFWEAVTGYTRSASRGRNGEFSTLEPPEGSAYLQVQEAGSGQSRIHIDLHVDDVDASADRAVALGARQLHRADFVCLLSPGGLQFCLVSGGGGTVPPAMHWPDGTSSMVNQVTIDIPASIWVEETAFWSSLTDWPYHNRTNEDFRVLHADPGFALRLLMQRDAKLRRVAAHLDVGATSRNAEVIRHIELGAAEIEELDGWSRMIDPSGVPYCITDRDPLTGRLG; from the coding sequence ATGATCGGCTGGACCACGGCCTTCATCAATCTCCCGGACGGGGACCTCGACGAGTCCGCCGCATTCTGGGAGGCGGTGACCGGCTACACCCGCTCAGCAAGCCGCGGGCGCAACGGCGAGTTCTCTACTCTCGAGCCTCCCGAGGGATCGGCCTACCTGCAGGTGCAGGAGGCCGGCTCGGGCCAGAGCCGGATCCACATCGACCTCCACGTCGACGACGTCGATGCGAGCGCGGATCGCGCGGTCGCGCTCGGGGCAAGGCAGCTTCATCGCGCGGACTTCGTCTGCCTGCTCTCCCCCGGCGGCTTGCAGTTCTGCCTCGTGAGCGGCGGCGGCGGCACCGTCCCGCCGGCGATGCACTGGCCGGACGGCACCAGCAGCATGGTTAACCAGGTGACGATCGACATCCCCGCCTCGATCTGGGTCGAGGAGACGGCATTCTGGAGCTCGTTGACCGACTGGCCGTATCACAACCGCACCAATGAGGATTTCCGGGTGCTACACGCAGATCCCGGTTTCGCGCTGCGGCTGCTGATGCAGCGTGACGCCAAGCTGCGACGCGTCGCCGCCCACCTCGACGTCGGCGCCACCAGCCGCAATGCCGAGGTGATACGGCACATCGAGCTGGGCGCGGCCGAGATCGAGGAGCTCGATGGCTGGTCTCGGATGATCGACCCGTCCGGGGTGCCCTACTGCATCACCGACCGCGACCCGCTCACCGGCCGCCTCGGCTAA
- the purF gene encoding amidophosphoribosyltransferase — protein MQPALTPREIDDEPREECGVFGAWAPGEDVAKLAYYGLYALQHRGQEAAGIAVSDGSQIVIYKDVGLVSQVFDEATLTSLRGHIAVGHCRYSTTGGSKWENAQPTFRTTSTGTSIALGHNGNLVNTTELAQRAAEYGVPGMRGTSTDSDLVTALLASRPDLSIEAAAIELLPTLRGAFSLVFCDEHTLYAARDAHGVRPLVLGRLERGWVVASETAALDIVGASFVREVEPGELIAIDDDGLRSARWATPEPKGCVFEYVYLARPDTTIAGRGVHAARVEIGRRLAREHPVDADLVIPTPESGTPAAIGYAEESGIPYGQGLVKNAYVGRTFIQPSQTIRQLGIRLKLNPLRDVIRGKRLVVVDDSIVRGNTQRALVRMLREAGAVEVHVRISSPPVKWPCFYGIDFASRAELIANGLDVDGIRTTIGADSLGYVSVEQLVRATEQPSSRLCTACFTGEYPIDLPSSDLIGKHVLEGVQRRVDTDPVDGLPSLEASGGAEDAVRRP, from the coding sequence GTGCAGCCAGCCCTCACGCCCCGCGAGATCGACGACGAACCCCGCGAGGAATGTGGCGTCTTCGGCGCCTGGGCGCCTGGGGAGGATGTCGCCAAGCTCGCCTACTACGGCCTCTACGCGCTGCAGCACCGCGGCCAGGAGGCTGCCGGAATCGCGGTCAGCGACGGCTCGCAGATCGTGATCTACAAGGATGTCGGCCTGGTCAGCCAGGTGTTCGACGAGGCGACCCTCACCAGCCTGCGCGGCCACATCGCCGTCGGCCACTGCCGTTACTCGACGACCGGCGGGTCGAAGTGGGAGAACGCACAGCCGACCTTCCGCACCACGTCGACCGGCACGTCGATCGCGCTGGGCCACAACGGAAATCTGGTCAACACCACCGAGCTCGCCCAGCGTGCCGCCGAGTATGGCGTCCCCGGCATGAGGGGCACGTCGACCGACTCCGACCTGGTCACGGCGCTGCTGGCCAGCCGGCCGGACCTGAGCATCGAGGCCGCCGCGATCGAACTGCTGCCCACCTTGCGCGGGGCGTTCTCGCTCGTCTTCTGTGACGAGCACACCCTCTATGCCGCGCGCGATGCGCACGGCGTCCGGCCCCTGGTGCTCGGCCGCCTCGAGCGCGGGTGGGTCGTCGCGTCGGAGACCGCCGCCCTCGACATCGTGGGCGCCTCGTTCGTGCGTGAGGTCGAGCCCGGCGAGCTGATCGCCATCGACGATGACGGGCTGCGCTCCGCACGCTGGGCCACCCCCGAGCCCAAGGGCTGCGTCTTCGAGTACGTCTACCTCGCCCGGCCCGACACCACGATCGCCGGTCGCGGGGTGCACGCCGCCCGCGTCGAGATCGGACGCCGGCTCGCCCGTGAGCATCCGGTCGATGCCGACCTGGTCATCCCGACGCCCGAGTCGGGTACCCCGGCCGCGATCGGCTACGCCGAGGAGTCCGGCATCCCCTACGGACAGGGACTGGTCAAGAACGCGTACGTCGGCCGCACCTTCATCCAGCCCTCGCAGACCATCCGGCAGCTCGGCATCCGCCTGAAGCTCAACCCGTTGCGTGATGTCATCCGCGGCAAGCGGCTGGTCGTCGTCGACGACTCGATCGTACGCGGCAACACCCAGCGGGCCCTGGTGCGGATGCTGCGGGAGGCCGGCGCGGTCGAGGTGCACGTGCGAATCTCGTCGCCGCCGGTGAAGTGGCCCTGCTTCTACGGCATCGACTTCGCCAGCCGTGCCGAGCTGATCGCCAACGGCCTCGACGTCGACGGCATCCGCACCACGATCGGCGCGGACTCACTCGGATATGTGTCGGTGGAGCAGCTCGTCCGGGCGACCGAGCAGCCCTCATCCCGGCTCTGCACCGCGTGCTTCACCGGCGAGTACCCGATCGATCTCCCGTCGTCCGACCTGATCGGCAAGCACGTGCTGGAAGGCGTCCAGCGTCGGGTGGACACCGATCCCGTGGACGGCCTGCCGTCGTTGGAGGCATCCGGCGGCGCCGAGGACGCCGTCCGCCGCCCCTGA
- a CDS encoding SDR family oxidoreductase has protein sequence MNALENLFGLGGKVAIVTGGSRGIGMMAARGLLDAGARVYIVSRKAQAVEEAVSELSAHGDVLGLSADLSSAEACTEFAAEIAGREDSLDILVNNAGATWGADLGSFPVEAWDKVFDINVKAPFFLTEALLPLLEKNATQDDPSRVVNIGSIDGIHVPRHTAFPYGPSKAAIHQLTRVLAYNLGDRYITVNAIAPGPFESKMMAATLAAKGDAIAASSPLGRIGRPDDIAGTVVYFSSRAAAYVTGSVLAVDGGIATTAGRDTD, from the coding sequence ATGAACGCACTCGAGAATCTGTTCGGACTGGGCGGCAAGGTCGCGATCGTCACCGGCGGTAGCCGGGGCATCGGCATGATGGCCGCGCGCGGCCTGCTGGACGCGGGCGCCCGCGTCTACATCGTCTCGCGCAAGGCGCAGGCGGTAGAGGAGGCGGTGTCAGAGCTCTCCGCGCACGGCGACGTCCTGGGGCTCTCTGCCGACCTCTCCAGCGCCGAGGCATGCACGGAGTTCGCGGCCGAGATCGCCGGGCGCGAGGACTCCCTCGACATCCTGGTCAACAACGCTGGTGCGACCTGGGGCGCCGACCTTGGCAGCTTCCCGGTCGAGGCCTGGGACAAGGTCTTCGACATCAACGTCAAGGCGCCGTTCTTCCTCACCGAGGCGCTCCTGCCGCTACTGGAGAAGAATGCCACCCAGGACGATCCGAGCCGTGTGGTCAACATCGGGTCCATCGACGGCATCCACGTGCCGCGGCACACTGCCTTCCCGTACGGGCCGAGCAAGGCCGCGATCCACCAGCTGACGCGGGTGCTGGCCTACAACCTGGGCGATCGGTACATCACCGTCAACGCCATCGCGCCAGGACCGTTCGAGTCGAAGATGATGGCCGCGACGCTCGCGGCGAAGGGAGACGCCATCGCAGCGTCCTCCCCGCTCGGCCGGATCGGGCGGCCCGACGACATCGCCGGCACCGTCGTGTACTTCTCGAGCCGCGCGGCGGCCTATGTCACCGGCAGCGTCCTGGCGGTGGACGGCGGCATCGCGACCACCGCGGGACGCGACACCGACTGA
- a CDS encoding DUF3073 domain-containing protein, giving the protein MGRGRAKAKQTKVARELKYFSPDTDLSALQRELGGAAATTSEADYDDDPYADLADKYADYDDEPGSGRRSVG; this is encoded by the coding sequence ATGGGGCGCGGCCGTGCAAAGGCAAAGCAGACCAAGGTCGCTCGCGAGCTGAAGTACTTCTCGCCGGACACTGACCTGAGCGCATTGCAGCGCGAGCTGGGTGGGGCGGCAGCCACCACCAGCGAGGCGGACTACGACGATGATCCGTACGCGGATCTCGCCGACAAGTACGCCGACTACGACGACGAGCCCGGTTCAGGCCGGCGTTCCGTAGGCTGA